From the unidentified bacterial endosymbiont genome, one window contains:
- the mscK gene encoding mechanosensitive channel MscK produces the protein MLHTNRSQHPVLAFLFATLFFFATAPLSWARADNSNDIPSRADIQSQLDTLNKQKDLSAQDKLIQQDLTQMLESIDKIERTKAETAQLRQKVAQAPENMRKATVSLNALSDVDNDDETRKTLATLSLRQLESRVAQLLDDLQTAQSDLATYNSQLVSLQTQPERVQNAMYTASQQLQEIRNSLNGTSVGDGALRPTQQTLLLVQQSLLNAQIEQQRKSLEGNTVLQDTLQKQRDYVTANINRLEHQLQLLQEAVNSKRLTLTEKTAKEAVTPDETARIQSNPLVQQELEVNHQLSQRLIQATESGNTLVQQNIKVKNWLDRALQAERNIKEQIAVLKGSLLLSRILYQQQQTLPSADELEDMTNRIADLRLEQFDVNQQRDALFQTDSFVAKVEEGHSSDVNNDVHDALLQVVDMRRELLDQLNKQLGNQLMMAINLQINQQQLVSVSQSLQGILTQQIFWVNSNKPMDWDWIKSFPETLKAQIKSIKITVNWEKAWPAVMIAFLAGLPLLLIAGLIRWRLGWLKNYQAKLAGDVGQLRNDSQLHTPKAILIDLIRALPVCLLILAAGLILLTMQLNISDLLWAFSKKLALFWLVFGVSWKVLEKDGVAVRHFTMPEQLTSHWRRQIVRISLALLPLHFWSVVAELSPLHLMDDVLGQLVIMLNLLLIAALMWPMCFDSWRDKESHNIRLVTVTVLGLIPLGLMVLTATGYFYTTLRLSGRWIETVYLVIVWNLLYQTVLRGLSVAARRIAWRRAIARRQHQAKEGAEGAEPQEEPTIALEQVNQQTLRITMLVMVALFGVMFWAIWSDLITVFAYLDSITLWHYNGTEAGVTVMKSVTMGSLLFALVSLVVAWALIRNLPGLLEVLVLSRLKLRQGASYAITTILNYVIIIVGAMVIFGSLGVSWDKLQWLAAALSVGLGFGLQEIFGNFVSGLIILFERPVRIGDTVTIGTFSGSVSKIRIRATTITDFDRKEVIIPNKAFVTERLINWSLSDTVTRVVIRLGVAYGSDLDKVKEVLLQAAAEHPKVMHDPAPSVFFTTFGPSTLDHELRLYVRELRDRSYTVDELNRSIDRLCRENNINIAFNQLEVHLRNEKGEEHTEVKREIKGDDPTPA, from the coding sequence ATGCTGCACACCAATCGCTCGCAACATCCTGTTCTTGCATTTCTTTTTGCGACGCTGTTTTTCTTTGCGACAGCACCGCTTTCCTGGGCCCGCGCCGATAACAGCAATGATATCCCATCGCGTGCCGATATTCAGTCGCAACTCGACACCCTGAACAAACAAAAAGATCTCTCTGCTCAGGATAAACTCATCCAGCAGGATCTCACCCAAATGCTGGAGTCGATTGATAAAATCGAGCGTACAAAAGCCGAAACTGCGCAGCTTCGCCAGAAGGTCGCGCAGGCTCCGGAGAACATGCGTAAGGCAACGGTTTCCCTGAATGCCCTGAGCGACGTCGATAACGATGACGAAACGCGCAAAACGCTCGCCACGCTTTCACTGCGTCAGTTGGAGTCGCGGGTCGCGCAACTGCTGGACGACTTACAAACCGCCCAGTCCGATCTGGCGACCTACAACAGTCAGCTTGTCTCCTTGCAAACCCAGCCTGAGCGAGTGCAAAACGCCATGTACACTGCGTCTCAGCAACTACAGGAGATCCGTAACAGTCTTAACGGGACGTCGGTCGGTGACGGGGCGCTACGCCCGACACAGCAAACGTTACTCTTAGTCCAGCAATCGCTGCTTAATGCGCAAATTGAACAGCAGCGTAAGAGCCTGGAAGGGAACACGGTGCTGCAGGATACGCTGCAAAAACAGCGTGACTACGTCACGGCGAACATTAATCGCCTGGAGCATCAGCTACAGCTATTGCAGGAAGCCGTAAACAGTAAGCGCCTGACATTGACTGAGAAGACCGCCAAGGAAGCGGTAACGCCTGACGAAACCGCCCGTATACAGTCTAACCCGCTGGTGCAGCAGGAGCTGGAGGTTAACCATCAACTGAGCCAGCGCCTGATTCAGGCGACCGAAAGCGGTAACACGCTGGTTCAGCAAAATATTAAAGTGAAAAACTGGCTGGATCGCGCGCTGCAGGCCGAGCGCAACATCAAAGAACAGATTGCGGTCCTCAAGGGCAGCCTCCTGCTGTCGCGCATTCTTTACCAGCAGCAGCAGACGCTGCCGTCCGCCGATGAACTTGAGGACATGACCAACCGCATCGCTGATTTACGTCTCGAGCAATTTGATGTCAACCAACAGCGTGACGCACTTTTCCAGACCGATAGCTTCGTTGCCAAAGTAGAAGAAGGCCATTCCAGCGACGTGAACAACGACGTTCACGACGCGCTGCTGCAGGTGGTAGATATGCGCCGCGAGCTGCTCGACCAACTCAATAAACAGCTCGGCAACCAGCTGATGATGGCGATTAACCTGCAAATTAATCAACAGCAGTTAGTCAGCGTCTCCCAGAGTTTGCAGGGGATCCTGACCCAGCAAATTTTCTGGGTGAACAGCAATAAACCGATGGACTGGGACTGGATTAAATCCTTCCCTGAAACGCTGAAGGCCCAAATTAAGAGCATCAAAATCACCGTTAACTGGGAAAAAGCCTGGCCCGCGGTGATGATTGCCTTCCTCGCGGGGTTGCCGCTGCTGCTGATTGCCGGCTTAATTCGCTGGCGTCTCGGCTGGCTAAAAAATTACCAGGCGAAGCTGGCGGGTGACGTCGGGCAATTGCGTAACGACAGCCAGCTTCACACGCCAAAAGCGATTCTGATTGACCTGATCCGCGCGCTGCCGGTGTGTCTGCTGATTCTGGCCGCCGGGCTCATTTTGCTCACCATGCAGCTGAATATCAGCGATCTGCTGTGGGCTTTTAGCAAGAAGCTGGCGCTGTTTTGGCTGGTGTTTGGCGTGAGCTGGAAAGTGCTGGAGAAAGACGGCGTTGCGGTGCGTCATTTCACTATGCCTGAACAACTGACCAGCCACTGGCGCCGCCAGATTGTGCGTATCAGCCTGGCGCTCCTGCCGCTGCACTTCTGGTCGGTCGTTGCCGAGCTTTCCCCGCTGCATCTGATGGATGACGTGCTGGGACAGCTGGTCATTATGCTGAACCTGCTGCTGATTGCCGCCCTGATGTGGCCCATGTGCTTCGATAGCTGGCGCGACAAAGAGTCCCATAACATTCGTCTGGTCACCGTGACGGTACTGGGGCTGATTCCTCTGGGGCTGATGGTGCTCACGGCGACGGGATACTTCTATACCACGCTGCGCCTCTCCGGACGCTGGATAGAAACCGTCTATCTGGTAATTGTCTGGAACCTGCTTTACCAGACGGTGCTGCGCGGCCTGAGCGTGGCCGCCCGGCGTATCGCCTGGCGCCGCGCGATTGCACGCCGTCAGCATCAGGCGAAAGAGGGCGCAGAGGGGGCGGAACCGCAGGAAGAACCCACTATCGCCCTGGAGCAGGTTAACCAGCAGACGCTGCGTATCACCATGCTGGTGATGGTGGCGCTGTTCGGGGTGATGTTCTGGGCGATTTGGTCCGATCTGATCACCGTATTTGCCTATCTTGATAGCATTACGCTATGGCATTACAACGGTACCGAGGCCGGGGTGACGGTCATGAAAAGCGTGACCATGGGCAGTCTGCTCTTTGCGCTGGTTTCGCTGGTGGTGGCCTGGGCGCTGATCCGCAACCTGCCGGGCCTGCTGGAAGTGCTGGTGCTGTCGCGTCTCAAGCTGCGTCAGGGGGCATCTTATGCCATCACTACTATCCTGAACTACGTGATCATTATCGTTGGCGCGATGGTCATATTTGGTTCGCTTGGCGTGTCGTGGGACAAACTGCAGTGGCTGGCGGCCGCGCTCTCCGTCGGTCTTGGTTTTGGTTTGCAGGAGATCTTCGGTAACTTTGTTTCTGGTCTGATCATCCTGTTTGAACGTCCGGTACGTATTGGCGATACCGTCACCATCGGCACTTTCTCCGGTTCCGTCAGCAAGATCCGTATTCGCGCCACCACGATTACGGATTTTGACCGTAAAGAGGTGATCATTCCGAACAAAGCGTTCGTGACCGAGCGTTTGATCAACTGGTCGCTTTCCGACACGGTGACGCGCGTCGTGATCCGCCTTGGCGTGGCCTATGGTTCGGATCTGGATAAGGTCAAAGAGGTGTTGTTGCAGGCGGCGGCCGAGCATCCAAAAGTGATGCACGATCCCGCGCCATCAGTATTCTTCACGACTTTTGGCCCGAGCACGCTGGATCACGAGCTACGTTTATACGTGCGTGAACTGCGCGATCGCAGCTATACCGTGGATGAGCTGAATCGTTCTATCGATCGTTTATGCCGTGAAAACAACATTAATATCGCCTTCAACCAGCTTGAGGTCCACCTGCGAAACGAGAAAGGTGAAGAGCATACGGAAGTGAAGCGCGAGATTAAAGGTGACGATCCCACTCCCGCTTAA